tttcaggtttttaaaaaccatctatCAGTAAATTTTTATAGGTTTCTTTTTACATGCCTTGCATATTTCTTAAGTGTATTCCTGagtattgaatattttttattattgttgaaatgagatcttttaaaattataattactttttttttcatttttgacacaAGAGGAAactatctttctttcttcacatGTTTATCTTGTACATGACTACTTAACTGTCTCTGTTAGTTGTATTTTCTGTATGTGCTTCCTTACAAGTTTGCCAATAGCTCCGTTTATTTCTAGGGCTCTGAACTTGGGCTTGCAGTGTTAGAGCTGTAGTTGGTGACAGCATGGAAATAGTCTGTGTAGCCTTGCAAGGGAACATAACCACCGCTGCCCACCTTATTTCTGTGGGACATTTTGCTCTGAGTGCCAAAGTCCAAATCACAAATGACTTTTTGAATGCAGCTTGTTCACAGGTTGCGGGCTGCCTTTAATTTACTGGATCTTTTTGAATTTCAGGAACGCGAGGATCATCCCCGGAGAGGACGGGAAGATCGGCAGCACAGGGAACCATCAGGCCAGGAACACAGGCGAGCTAGGAATAGCGACCGTGACAGACACAGGGGCCATTCCCACCAGAGGAGAAGCTCTAATGAGAGGCCTGGGAGTGGGCAGGCTCAGGGACGGGACCGAGACATTCAGAACCTCCAGGCTCAGGACGCAGAGCGGGAGTTTTACAATGCCCGACGACGGGAGAATCGCCAGAAGAACGAAGTTAGTGCCAGCGGTAATGAGCCTCAGGAGTTGGCTCCCCGACCTGGTGGCAACAGTAAGGACAAAGAGGCGCCCGCTAAAGAAAAGCCAAGCTTTGAACTTTCTGGGGCACTTCTTGAGGATACCAACACTTTCCGGGGTGTCGTCATTAAATACAGTGAGCCCCCAGAAGCACGGATCCCCAAAAAACGGTGGCGCCTCTACCCCTTTAAAAATGATGAGGTGCTTCCCGTCATGTACATCCATCGGCAGAGCGCCTACCTCCTAGGCCGGCACCGCCGCATAGCGGACATCCCAATCGATCATCCCTCCTGCTCAAAGCAGCATGCGGTCTTTCAGTATCGGTGAGTGTAGGAAGAACCAGGAGTGTGGGTAGACGCCGACAGTGTCAGGATTACTAACATTTGTGTACACATGCTTGCGGCAGAATGCCACACTCCTCGGATCTAATCTTTGTCTTAGATTATGTGTGTGGCATCTGTGTTAGCCGTGTCTGTATTTGGCAGTTTGTGGAGTGCGTCTGTTACCGTTTGGTGCTCGTGACAATCCTGTGAGGAGGACAGGTCACACATCAAtatccccatttgacaggtgTGAAGACTGAAGGTTAGCTTCAGAGTTAGCGCCCTTGACGCTGGAGTCAAAATGCACTGCTTTATTCCCGTTGGGACAGGAGATAAGACAGGTTGAAACATGGGTGAAAGAAGCATCGTGTTGATTATAAACAGCACaaaagtgtttcttctttttcttttcctttttaagttttttaacatttatttatttttgagagagagagagaaaacgagcaggggaggggcagagagggagacacagaaaccgaagcaggctccaggctctgagctattggcacagagcctgacacagagctcgaacccatggaccatgagatcatgaccggagccaaagttgggtgcccaaccgactgagccacccaggcggccctaaaaGTGTTTTTTATTAATCACAACAAGAGGTCTTGGATTCTGATGTTAAACTTTTGATCTGCCATGAATTTCCTGGTCCACTCCCTCAGCAACCAGTTCCCACCTTTTCTACTAAGTATATTTACTGACTTGCTCGTAATTTCAAAATCCAGGGCCATACCATCCCCTTGATTTCCTGGAGTTGACTCGAGCTGTGTTCAAGCCAGGTAATTGACATCCTGTGTGTAGGCTGTGTTAGGAAAATACGGGAGGGCCTCGAGACGGGATTTTGCTCACAGGtttctctcttttatctctgctAGGCTTGTGGAATATACCCGTGCTGATGGTACAGTTGGCCGAAGGGTGAGGCCCTACATCATTGACCTTGGCTCAGGCAATGGAACATTCTTGAATAACAAGCGCATTGAGCCACAGAGATACTATGAACTAAAGGAAAAGGACGTACTTAAATTTGGGTTCAGCAGCAGAGAGTATGTCCTGCTTCACGAGTCCTCTGACACCTCCGAAGTAGACAGGAAAGAAGATGAGGatgacgaggaggaggaggaagtatcTGACAGCTAGCAAACTAAGAACCAACCCAAACTCTGGAGAGACCTCTTCTTTCTTTGAAGGTTTTGGGATTGACTCAGAGAGTACAAGGGTGCTCTCTGTAATGCCTCTTATTGCCTTAAGTCTTTCCTCTGTTGCTGACCAGCCTATGTTCTAGTATAAGAAAACTGACCTATGTTTGGTTGAACTTTTTCCTGTGGCGCATCAGCCACTCGCCTATGGGCATTTGTTTTCAGAACAGTCTCACCAACACATCGTGTTTCAGTAGAAGCATTGTGGCTTTAGTTGGTGCTTCCAGAACTGCTGCCTAGGAGACTATAAACCCTTGGATAAAGGGGAACTGTGGCTTGTTCTCTTTGTACAGTTACTTTATTTATATAGCTGTTAAGCTTCGTGgactgggtttgtttttgttttgggggcaaCCCCCTGAACAGAGAATCTTACTAAGCTTTGGTTGTCACCAAAACAGCCTCCAGTATATACCAAAGCTTTGACCTGGTTGAGCTCTTGAGTCACAGAAGTTGATTTTTGCACttcattttgggggggaggggtgggaatgtACCACATGACCTCATTATTGATTATTGGACTTGAACAGATGCTTTATGGAACCTGCTTCAGCATGGACTGTATAGGAAGGTCCTGGCTTCTGCCAGTGGGTGCTGATGTAACGTCACAAGAAGCTGACCTGGAGCATAGATCTGTTTCTTGTgaagggttctgatttctccacagaGCATGTACAGAACAATTTTGATCATCTGTTCAACTTTGCATTTTCATTCAAAtgttatctccttccttctttgcaAAACAGTGTCAGTTTCGTAGCAGGGTCCTTGCTTTATTCTAACAACATATGTATATGTCTAAAGGAGGTTGTGTAGTTTACAcatttcatcttttcaaaaaCTGTTCAGAGAGGTTGTATTTATCTTCCCAAGGCCAGAAAGCAAGGGAATTGCCCTGTTTCCTAATTTTCCACCAGAGGAATATGTGTAAGTAGCAGAGTCCTAACTACTTGCATATATCGTGTGTTtgtgcgtatgtgtgtatatataacattgCGTGTGAAAGAGCTGCATATTGATTTTCATATGGGAATGTTTTGTGACGTAAATGTAATACTACATTATAGGCAAAGGCCTCCCTGCATTTGAAGAGCaggttttcatttatatgtatttttgggataaaaaaataacaataataaaatttgtaaatacaGCCCCATTTCAAAAGGTTATCCTTTCCTAGCATAGAGGGCCTTGTGTTTATAGGGCCATTTGCAGCTACGGGAATCTTAGTATTTGCGAGGTAAAAATAACTAGTTGCAGGGGCTGacttgggaggggcaggggtgacaCCAGGAAGAGTGAACTTGGGACCAGCAGCAGCTCTGCAAACCAGACCCTCACATGTCAGCGAGTGAGTGCTAGTCCTGTTGAAGCAGCAGTGTTTTCTGAATTGGCAGTGAAGGGGTTTTCCTTTCCAGAACAGTCCGTTGGGGCAGGTTATACATAGCAGGTCTTGCCCCAGTTGACCCCTGTCCCTGCTCTGTTGCCCTCAGGTGGTCACCTGGCGGGAGAAAGGAGCGGCAATGCAACTTGGTGCtgccgtctgccttcctctttgaAAAGTATGATGTTGTTAGATTGTCTTCTTCACCACTGTTTTTCCGTTGAGGTCCCACCTACCCATGTGGACTTGGGGCTAAGTGCTGActagagtggaggagggacagctGACTAACATTTATGCAAAAGAAAGGAGATGTTCCCTTTAAAGAGTGAATACGAAAGGAGGTCAGTTAGATGTAGGGAAGCTCTAAGAATGAAAGAGCAGTTAGCATTCCCTCCGCCATGTGCTCCACCCTGGCCCCTGGCCACGGTAACTGCTACCTTCCCAACTTTCCTATCTGCCATAGACCCCTAATTGCACCTGTGCCCGTCTCAAAGGTAAGTTTTGTTTTGATGGATCCAAACTGATGGCTTTCTCTTGCTGGGATTAGGCAATAACCTGGCCTCCAGGGCCTCCTGTTCAGTTTGTGCTCCTACTACTGCTTCTAGGTAGCCTTGGGCTTCGCTGGAAACACCATTGTGCTGGGCAACATGATAGATGACCACTTTGCCTATGTTCTTCAAGAAGGGGTCCCAATTGTGAAGTAAACTTGCTTTAGCAGAGGAATAACGTACTGCATTCAGAGATTCTTGAtgccaaatatctgggcatccttttgaattttaattcctttaagcctgggtggcttagttggttgtctgactcttgattttggctctgatcatgatcccagggtcatgggcttgagccccacgtcaggctccacactcagcgtggagcctgcctgggattttctct
The sequence above is drawn from the Neofelis nebulosa isolate mNeoNeb1 chromosome 2, mNeoNeb1.pri, whole genome shotgun sequence genome and encodes:
- the SNIP1 gene encoding smad nuclear-interacting protein 1 → MKEVKSERERGSRRRHRDGDMVAAAAAVVVKVKQERLSPEAAPPAHRRPDSSGGSASPPAGEPGRPGHRGNRARGGSRSPAKKKNKSSGRRSKSPRSKRSRSPHHSTVKVKQEREDHPRRGREDRQHREPSGQEHRRARNSDRDRHRGHSHQRRSSNERPGSGQAQGRDRDIQNLQAQDAEREFYNARRRENRQKNEVSASGNEPQELAPRPGGNSKDKEAPAKEKPSFELSGALLEDTNTFRGVVIKYSEPPEARIPKKRWRLYPFKNDEVLPVMYIHRQSAYLLGRHRRIADIPIDHPSCSKQHAVFQYRLVEYTRADGTVGRRVRPYIIDLGSGNGTFLNNKRIEPQRYYELKEKDVLKFGFSSREYVLLHESSDTSEVDRKEDEDDEEEEEVSDS